The Bryobacteraceae bacterium genome includes a window with the following:
- the trmFO gene encoding methylenetetrahydrofolate--tRNA-(uracil-5-)-methyltransferase TrmFO, producing MGSEPVIHVLGGGLAGTEAAWQIARAGLDCILYEMRPLRQTEAHKTADLAELVCSNSLKSDAENTASWLLKEELRRLGSLGMKAAAQARVPGGHALTVDREIFARAITAAILAEPRIRLVREEVRQIPPDGIVIVATGPLTSGALAEDIARLTGSEGLYFYDSISPIVDAATIDREKVFAASRYGKSLDGGDDYLNCPLTRDDYEAFVDAVLAAEPADAHIEEDRALRQGRVPFFEACLPIEELARRGRDTLRFGPMKPVGLVDPRTGRRPWAVVQLRQEDLRAGSYNMVGFQNYMKFGEQKRIFRMIPGLEHAEFLRFGQIHRNTYINAPALLDATLRLKQDPRILFAGQISGVEGYVESIATGLLAGRAAAAIARGEEPRPMPRETALGSLAHYVSHARGGAYQPANIAFDLLPELDEDTRRRLHRDRKARHSELCRRALEALERHERA from the coding sequence TTGGGATCAGAACCGGTCATTCATGTTTTGGGCGGCGGCCTGGCCGGAACGGAAGCCGCGTGGCAGATTGCGCGCGCCGGGCTTGATTGCATCCTATACGAAATGCGCCCGCTGCGGCAGACCGAGGCCCACAAAACGGCCGATCTCGCCGAGCTCGTCTGCTCCAACTCGCTCAAGAGCGACGCGGAAAACACCGCCTCGTGGCTGCTCAAGGAAGAGCTCCGCCGCCTCGGCTCGCTTGGCATGAAAGCGGCGGCGCAGGCGCGCGTGCCCGGCGGCCACGCCCTCACCGTCGACCGCGAGATCTTCGCCCGCGCCATCACCGCCGCCATTCTCGCCGAGCCCCGCATCCGCCTCGTGCGGGAAGAGGTACGCCAGATCCCGCCGGACGGCATCGTCATCGTCGCCACCGGTCCGCTCACCTCGGGCGCTCTCGCGGAAGACATCGCCCGCCTGACCGGCAGCGAAGGGCTCTACTTCTACGACTCCATCAGCCCCATTGTCGACGCCGCCACCATCGACCGCGAAAAAGTCTTCGCCGCCTCCCGCTACGGCAAATCGCTCGACGGCGGCGACGACTACCTCAACTGCCCCCTGACGCGCGACGACTACGAGGCCTTCGTCGACGCCGTCCTCGCCGCCGAGCCCGCCGACGCCCACATCGAAGAGGACCGCGCCCTCCGCCAGGGCCGGGTTCCGTTCTTTGAAGCCTGCCTCCCCATCGAAGAGCTCGCCCGCCGCGGCCGCGACACTCTCCGCTTCGGCCCCATGAAGCCCGTCGGCCTCGTCGATCCCCGCACCGGCCGCCGCCCCTGGGCCGTCGTCCAGCTCCGCCAGGAAGACCTTCGCGCCGGCAGCTACAACATGGTCGGCTTCCAGAACTACATGAAGTTCGGCGAGCAGAAGCGCATCTTCCGCATGATCCCCGGCCTCGAGCACGCCGAGTTCCTGCGCTTCGGCCAGATCCACCGCAACACCTACATCAACGCCCCGGCGCTGCTCGACGCCACCCTGCGCCTGAAACAGGATCCGCGCATTTTGTTCGCTGGCCAGATCTCCGGCGTCGAAGGCTACGTCGAGTCCATCGCCACCGGTCTGCTCGCCGGTCGCGCCGCGGCCGCCATCGCCCGCGGAGAAGAACCCCGCCCCATGCCGCGCGAAACCGCCCTCGGCTCGCTCGCACACTACGTCTCCCACGCCCGGGGCGGGGCCTATCAGCCCGCCAACATCGCCTTCGATCTTCTGCCAGAGCTCGACGAAGACACGCGCCGCCGCCTGCACAGAGACCGCAAGGCGCGCCACTCTGAACTCTGCCGCCGCGCCCTGGAGGCGCTCGAACGCCATGAGCGAGCTTGA
- the xerC gene encoding tyrosine recombinase XerC, with amino-acid sequence MSELERWIQDYLAELRRQNASEMTLATYGGDLRQFLEYFSRGGLEPPAPARIDILELREWLAHLHELGLDRTTIRRKLAAVRSLFEHCLRRGAIQVNKAKLVATPRLPKRLPAVPTEEQTNTLIDAVAERKLERPYPERDLALLEILYGCGLRISELEGMNLADLDLREGWVRVRGKRKKERQVPIPARALDALRRYMECRRAAPGETAVFVNHRGARLSARGVQKILRLYAVALAGDSSLHPHSLRHAYATHLLNAGADLRAIQELLGHASLSTTQKYTQVSLRELMEVYDKAHPRA; translated from the coding sequence ATGAGCGAGCTTGAACGCTGGATCCAGGACTACCTCGCCGAACTCCGCCGCCAGAACGCCTCGGAGATGACGCTCGCCACCTATGGCGGCGATCTCCGCCAGTTCCTCGAGTACTTCTCCCGAGGCGGTCTCGAGCCGCCTGCGCCTGCCCGCATCGACATCCTCGAACTCCGCGAGTGGCTCGCCCACCTGCACGAACTCGGGCTCGACAGGACCACCATCCGCCGCAAGCTCGCCGCCGTCCGCAGCCTCTTCGAGCACTGCCTCCGCCGCGGCGCCATCCAGGTGAACAAGGCGAAGCTCGTCGCCACGCCCCGCCTGCCCAAACGCCTCCCCGCCGTGCCCACCGAGGAGCAGACCAACACGCTCATCGACGCTGTTGCCGAACGGAAACTCGAGCGCCCCTATCCCGAACGCGACCTCGCCCTGCTCGAAATCCTCTACGGCTGCGGGCTTCGCATCAGCGAACTGGAAGGCATGAACCTCGCCGACCTCGACCTCCGCGAAGGCTGGGTCCGCGTCCGCGGCAAGCGGAAAAAGGAGCGCCAGGTGCCCATTCCCGCCCGCGCCCTCGATGCCCTCCGCCGCTACATGGAATGCCGCCGCGCCGCGCCCGGCGAAACAGCCGTCTTCGTCAATCACCGCGGCGCGCGCCTCTCCGCCCGCGGCGTCCAGAAAATCCTCCGCCTTTACGCCGTCGCCCTCGCCGGCGACTCCTCCCTCCATCCGCACTCCCTCCGTCACGCCTATGCCACCCACCTGCTCAATGCGGGCGCGGATCTGCGCGCCATCCAGGAACTGCTCGGCCACGCCTCGCTTTCCACCACCCAGAAATACACGCAGGTCTCGCTGCGTGAGCTGATGGAGGTCTACGATAAGGCCCATCCCCGCGCCTGA